The sequence TCGTCGTCCACCAGCAGGATGGACTTGGCGGCTTGGCTCACGTTCGGTCCTTTCTTGTTGTTATTCGCCGTGCGGCATTCAAGCCTCGGCCAGCAACGCCTGCTCCAGGGCTACACCGGCACCGAACAGGCCCGGATGCTTGGCGGTCATCACCCAGACCGGCACCTGGCTCAGGTACGGGCCGCTAGTCTTGCCGCGCGTGCAGAAGGCTTCGGCGAAACCACTGCGCTGGAAACGTTCGAGGAAGCGCGGAACGATGCCGCCGGTGATGTACACGCCGCCCAGGGCGCCGACGGTCATTACGGCGTTGCCGGCGACCCGCGCCAGCCACAGGAAGAAGTGTTCCAGCACAGCATCGCAGTATTCGTCGCCGGCCAGCGCGCGCTCACCGATCTGCGCCGCACTCAGCGCCAGCGGCTCGATGCCGTCGACCTGGCAGCTCAGGCGGTAGAGGTTCTCCAGGCCGCTGCCGGAGAGCACGCGCTCGGCGGAAACGTGGCCGTACTTCTCGCGCAGCAGTTGCCAGATGGCGAAGTCGCGCTCGCCGGTCACCGGCAGGTCGACATGGCCGCCCTCGCAGGGCAGGACTTCCCAGCCGCCGCCGGGCAACGGCATCAGGCTGCCGACACCCAGGCCGGTTCCAGGGCCGATGATCAGCTTGGCGCGGCCTTCGAGGGCAGTGCCCTCACGTACCTGCACCAGCTCTTCGCCGGCGAGCCGCGAAGCGGCCCAGGCCATGGTGCTGAAGTCGTTGACCAGCAGCAGGTGGCTCAGGCCGAGCTCGGCGCGGAAGGCCGCGCGGTCGATCACCCAATGGTTGTTGGTGAAGCGGAAGTCGCCGTCGCCAACCGGCCCGGCGCAGGCCAGGCAGACGTTCTCGACGGCACTGAGCGGCTGGCCGACACGGTGCAGGTATTCGCGCACGGCGTCTTCCGGACGCGGGTAGTCGGCGCAGGCCAGGACTTCGACGGACTCCAGGCGCGCTTCACGCCAGAGGGCGAAGCGGGCGTTGGTCCCGCCGATGTCGCCCGCCCCCCGGACGCTGGTCGGCTCTTGGAGCATGTTGTTGGAATTCATTGCGTGCTCGGGCAGCTGAAAGGTTTGAGCGGTGAACAACAGGCGAATCGTCCGCCAAGCGTCCTGCTACCGCAAGGCATTCAGCTCGGCGGTGAAGGCGCAGGCGCCCTCCTCTGCCGAGCTGAAGGACTGCCGCATGAAGGCGAACAGCTCGCGACCCATGCCACTGCCAT is a genomic window of Pseudomonas knackmussii B13 containing:
- a CDS encoding glucokinase, giving the protein MLQEPTSVRGAGDIGGTNARFALWREARLESVEVLACADYPRPEDAVREYLHRVGQPLSAVENVCLACAGPVGDGDFRFTNNHWVIDRAAFRAELGLSHLLLVNDFSTMAWAASRLAGEELVQVREGTALEGRAKLIIGPGTGLGVGSLMPLPGGGWEVLPCEGGHVDLPVTGERDFAIWQLLREKYGHVSAERVLSGSGLENLYRLSCQVDGIEPLALSAAQIGERALAGDEYCDAVLEHFFLWLARVAGNAVMTVGALGGVYITGGIVPRFLERFQRSGFAEAFCTRGKTSGPYLSQVPVWVMTAKHPGLFGAGVALEQALLAEA